The genomic region ggaataattaacAGAGCCATCCTTAGTGTGTTAGCACAGTTCTGCGTACATGGTAATTGCTATTAGATTTTTGCTTTCCAAAAATtggtaaaataataaattgataTTGATTTGGACCTGCAGTGACCAACGCAGTGGATAACTAGCtccatgtggctatttaaatcgaataaaattaaaattaaaaattgaggtTCACAGTCACACGCCCCCCACTTACAGTGCCAGTGACCACTGTATTGGACAGCgcagatagaaaatatttgcatcatAGCGAGGAGTACTATTGGACAGCGCTGTTCAACAATTAGCAGAaggcctttttgtttttttttaaattcgaattaaaattgtcttttttttaatttgaattaaaattttcaacGAAACCACTCTCTGGGGAAAAAACGGCCCACAAAAGAAACCGACTTTTATTAAACTTCAGGAAGTTCATGGGTAGTGTCCGTCCCTCACAAAGATGGCGCTTCGCAGCGCGTGCATGTTCCTAACACTTTCTGGTCTCTCGCCCCGCAAAAAGATGGCCGCCGCCACGGCCCGTTCAAACCTTGCACGGAAACAGACACGAGGTCCCAAACCCCACGCGGTCTCACTCATCTCAGGAACATGGCCGCCTTCCGATAAATGTCGCGATAACATAGGCTGGTTAAGGCTGGCCACGCCTTCCCAACGTGACCTAGCATGCCGGCGCGCAATGATGGCGTAAGACTCTCGCGAGACAGTGTGCCGCTTCCCGCTCCTCTGCCTTGACCATCATGGCAGCTTTCGTTCTGTCTGCGAATCGCGTGCTTAGGTAGGACCGTTCGCCAATCAGAGTCTCGCCAAGGCACCGCCCCAAACCGTGTTTGTCCCGCCCCTTTGTCGTCACTTCCTCTCTAACCCTTGTACAGTCGATAAGGAAACCCGGACGCTGCCGCGGCCTTCCTTTTTTCAGGCAGCCGGGAAGATGGCGGACATTCAGGTATGGGCTACGGGCCGATGCCGACTCTGCGGGGTTTGTGTTTCAGAGGCGAGTCCTGGAGAGTGGGACTCCGCGCTCCAGTTTGGGGGTTAATTTCCCAGGGGTTAAATCGGGCAGAGGGCAGTTGTCTTGGCGTTAATCTCGATTAGCACCTCCTAAATGTTCCTTTGTAGCTCGgtcggtaaataatctgcctgcagtgcaggaatcctgggttcgatccctgtgtcgggaagatcctctggagaaggaaatggcaacccgttccagtattcttgcctgggaaatctcatggacagaagagcctagtgggctgcagtccatggggtcgcaaagagtcgggcacgactggacGACTAACACTTAAATTTTGGAGGCTCCGCATTTGGGGTTTAATTTAAGGTTCAAGGATTTTGGAAGTTGGTCTTTTCAAAAATCAAGATTTACAGagtactttttttgggggggggggaggcttTAGGCTGTAGGGTTAATCCTTTGAGAACTGACGTCTAAGGGCCACTCCAGGGAGCCCGTCAGTTTGGTATTTAATTTTGGAGCCGCCTATGTTAGTTAAGGCGTGCATCCTGGTTGGATGTCTTTGTGTCTTGAATAATTTTTGCTGAACAGTTTTGGTGTTTAAGGCTTGTTTTGTATCGCTGGGGCTTTAAGGATTGAATGCTCCAGGTGGTAGGAGGTGTTTTAGATCATAAATACTGATGTAACCCTGGGTTCAGAGTTGAGTCTGAATTAGAGATATATTTGGGTTAGTGTCTTGGAAGATAATTCTGGGGTGCTTGGCGCTGGTGGCCAACGTTCAGGGAGTTAAATACCCGACAAGGTGGTATTGGGATTTTGTGAAGCTTTCCAGGCCAGGTTGTTGCCTGCTCGGGTCTTACCTGCTTCCTCCTCATCCCCTTAGACAGAACGTGCGTACCAAAAGCAACCGaccatctttcaaaataaaaagagggTCCTGCTTGGAGAAACTGGCAAAGAAAAGCTCCCTCGATACTACAAGAACATTGGTCTGGGCTTCAAGACTCCAAAGGAGGTATGGGCACCCTCAGAAGAAAGGAGGAGACCCCTGTGTCCCTGCACATGTGCCCAAACTGAGTTGACCTATCCACATCTCAGCGGCTGCTGCTGGGAACTGTAGTTTGTGTGTTTAGAAAGGCCACGCCCCTTGTTCTTTTCAGGAAGTATTTTCAGAGTTCCCTAATCCTCCTTATCCCTGCAGGCCATCGAGGGCACCTACATTGACAAGAAATGCCCTTTTACGGGTAATGTCTCCATTCGAGGGCGGATCCTGTCTGGTGAGTGAGGACCTTCCTGGGTGTGAGGGAAGAAGGgctggggacactgaggctccagggtcctgggttggggaaggggTTGGCAGACTTCTGGTGACCCCGGGGGCACACTTTTGGCAAATGATGTCTGTTTCACGATGGTCTTCAGATGCCCACCCTGGGCAGTGCTGAGAAGGCCACTTGGCACAGCTGATGCTGGAAACAGGGCTTCCTGGGAACCCTACTCAACGGCCCCCTGCTTCCTGGACACCCCGGGCTGCCCATGGCTCCCTTCCCTGTGGGGCCTGACCAGGAACTGCCCCCCGTCCCCCCAGGCGTGGTGACCAAAATGAAGATGCAGAGGACCATCGTCATCCGCCGAGACTACCTTCACTACATCCGAAAGTACAACCGCTTTGAGAAGCGCCACAAGAACATGTCCGTGCACCTTTCTCCCTGCTTCAGGTGAGCAGGGTTGGCTGCCCTCccgggcagggaggagggggtgggctgCACAGGAGTGAGTGACGTGGGACCAGACCTGGCTGTTAACAGGACGCCCTGGCTGCCGTGTGGAGGTCATCAGCTGTGGGGGCGGGTAGTAAAGGGGTCATGCATCACCATCTTTGTGAGCCTCCAGTGCCCTGCAAAAGGACATGACAGATGGAGGCCTTCTGTCCCTGGAAGGGTCGGCCCATCCTCCGCATGGCCTGGAGCCTGGGGTCTTACACGTAGTTTGTGCTCAGTAATTACCTGGGGACAGGTGAAACTGGAAATAGCAGCTTGGTTGGGGTTTGGAGGAGCCAAAGCTGAGAGGCTCCACCTAGAGACAGGAAGACGccttcagggcctgctgagagcAGAGCCTCCCCTAACCCAGCCCTGCTTCCCTCCACAGGGACGTCCAGATCGGCGACATCGTCACGGTGGGCGAGTGCCGGCCCCTGAGCAAGACTGTGCGCTTCAATGTCCTCAAGGTCACCAAGGCTGCCGGCACCAAGAAGCAGTTCCAGAAGTTCTGAGACTGGACCTCTGCCTGCTGCCCCAAACACAATAAAGTTATTTTCCCAATCTCTGGCAGGCTCTGGCTGTCTGTGCCCCTACAAGAGGGAGGGGTTGATGTGGAAGATGGGATTCGTCTTCATCCTCTGGGGGCATAAAGATGGGGACCAcatcctgcctcctgccctcacGTCTGGGTGAAGACAACCTGTATCAAGACGCTGCCCTCCTCTGATGTTTTGGTCTTTGTTACCTTTTGGTGGTGTGCTCATAAGGCCTTTCTACCTGGTGTTGAGCTCCCCCCGCAAGTCTCTGGGGAGGAAGTGAGTGAGGGTGGAGGTTCCTGGGTTCTCTAGACTCTGAGCCTTTTCTGGTCtctgaggggagggggaggaagaaatATCCGCCCTCTTGGCTTTGCTGGGTGTCAGCGTCGGTGGGTTGGGTGGGCTTGGGTTCAAAGCTGCCTGTTTGGGAGTTGAAGGTCTTGACCTCAAGCTGGGATTGTCTTCTGACGGGAAAGCAAGGCACCCACTTTCCCCCTACACGTCCCGCCATCCCTCCTAAGTGAGCACCATGCCTGTTGCAGATGAGCGAACTCATCTGAGGGGGCAAGTTCTCTGCTTAGGATCCCAGGAAGTACCTGAGCCACAGGCATCAGATGATGGTGACTACTTTGCCCAAAAGTCCTAGTGAGGAAAATGGTCTAGAGGGCGTAGCGAGGCCAGCTAGCAGTGAAGGTCACAGGTGGCTGCATGGATAGGAAGTCCCTCAGGTGGGACTGAATCAGGACAGACCAGATGGGGTGGCTTTGGGTGAGGAGAGAAATTGGAGATGGGGGAAAATGAGGGCAAGGCAAATGAAGGGGAAGAGATTTCTGACAGAGCCAGACAGGGCTACCTTGAGTGTCGGGGTAAAAACTCAGGAGGAGAGAGCTTAACAGTTGGTATTAACAGGGAAGGCTTTCTGCTAGAGGcaaatggggaaaggaagagGGACCTTGAGTGTCAGATACGGAGATGAGAGATGTGAGACACCCCTCTGCTGGACACCAGTCAGAGACAGAAGCAGGTACAGAGACATGCATGGAGCAGGTGAGGCAGGAGGGTGGCAGGTGCAGACAGATGCCAAGGAGAGGAAGACAGCAGAGACCCTCACCTGAGCCACAACGGGGCAGAGATGGATGCTCAGGTTTAGGGGAGGCGCTGGTTACCCCGTTAACTCCAGCCCGGAGGCCTGGCGCTGCTGGGATCCCCAGGTCCCTGCCTCCCCGTACCTGTACCAGGGTCTGAGACACACACTGGTACAAGGGTTGGGAGACAGGGCCGTGAGGAGAGAGGAGCCGCCGCTGCCGCTGCCGCCTCCGGGGACTTTGCGTCTGGACCGGCCCGGGGGCTCCTTTTTACCCAGGCCCGGTGAGGGCGGGGGTTCCTGCCAGAGGAAGTGGGGCCGCATCAAAGAGGGCAGGAAGGGGCAGGGACGGGTCAGAAGGGGGCACGCCCCGAGGTTCAGCCTGCGAGCCTGCCCCACCTGGTGCTGGAGGGTGGGAGACTCCGCGGAGGGGCACTGGGACCCAGAGAGCGGGGGACAGCGATGGGGGAGAGGGAAAGGCAGATCGGAGAGACAGGACGGGGAACAGAGACCCAGAGGGGGACCTGAGGCCGCTCCAGGAGCCCCCACCCACAGGTGTTTCCGTTCGGGGTGGGGCCACCGTGTTTACAACAACAACAGGCCCGCTCCCCTGTTTCCTCCCAGCGGTGGGTTGCTGGGCGGCTCCTTGGCACCCCATTGTCGGGTGCAGCCCTGACCTGGTGGGGACCTCCTGATGGTCAGTGCACAAAATCCAAGGAAAAAGCCCCCAGGGCCGTGTCAATTCTCTGTTGCGATGACCTGGACGGGGACATTACCTGCagttcttctgtttgttttggctgctctgggtcttctgtGGCGAACGGGCTCCTTGTGGCAGCATGCAGCCTTTCTCTAATTGCAATGCAAGGGCTATAGAGTGGGTGGGCCCagtagttgccccgcagcatatgggatcttagttcaccgaCCAGGGCTCAAAaccgcgtcccctgcattggaaggcggagtcttaaccactggactgagaCAGGAGATAGAGGGGCTCCAGGTTAGACATTACAGCTggcctcctgtttgcatttcaCGGAGCACAAAGACGTGGGCTTCAGGCTGGATCCTTAACAACTGTTAGCATTTCCTGAGATGAGATAAATGAGATCCAGGAGGAATTTACAATCAGCCTCCCGTTTGCTCTGcaaaatggaagtaacaacagaaGCAGGGTAAATAGCCAGTGTTGGTCTGCTGTAAACACTTTAATAGTCATGGCAATAGTCAAGGTAATAGTCAGGGCGAGGACAAAGAGGGCAAAACCCTGTTTGAATAAAGGATTATGGGATCTTCACTCCCCCTCTTTTGGGACAAGGGAGACCCTACACATGCGcaaaaaggctccttggaggccaAAAGTCGGGATAACGCCAGGCCATAATGAttcttgctcctcccagaagcctccactttgagatccatcttggctgagcggtGCGTGCGCACCCAGGGTAAGGGTCCCAGGGTAGGCCAGGTGTGGAAAAAGGAATCAGATATTGGGCtaaaggtaaacaaagacctggaagaact from Bos javanicus breed banteng chromosome 18, ARS-OSU_banteng_1.0, whole genome shotgun sequence harbors:
- the RPS11 gene encoding small ribosomal subunit protein uS17, translating into MADIQTERAYQKQPTIFQNKKRVLLGETGKEKLPRYYKNIGLGFKTPKEAIEGTYIDKKCPFTGNVSIRGRILSGVVTKMKMQRTIVIRRDYLHYIRKYNRFEKRHKNMSVHLSPCFRDVQIGDIVTVGECRPLSKTVRFNVLKVTKAAGTKKQFQKF